The genome window GGTTCCCTCGTACCGGGGCCCGGGGTTCCCGAGCCCGACGACCACCTCCACCGTCACTCCTCGTCGCCGGAGGGCTCCTCGCCTTCTTCTTCCTCGCGGCCCACGACCTCGGGCTCGGCGGCCTCGGCCTCGGCCTCGACCTCCTCGGCCGTCACGCGCGGCGGCACCACCGCGACGATCGCGAGCTCGAGGTCGTCGAGGACGTGCGCCTCGGAAGGCAGGTTCGCGACCAGGTCGCCGACGTGGAGCGAGTCGCCGACCTCGAGGGCGCTCACGTCGACCTCGACGTGGTTCGGGATGTACCGCGGCAGCACCGAGATCGTGACCTCGCGTCGCTGCACGTCGAGCTGCCCGCCCGCGCGGACGCCGACCGCGCTGCCGACGAACTCGATGGGCACGTGCACCACGACGGGCTCGTCGGCGCTGACGGCGTAGAAGTCGACGTGCATCGGCTTCCGGCGCCGCTTGTCCATCTGCACCTGCTTGACGAGGACGCTGTGCACCTCGCCGTCGACCTCGAGGT of Trueperaceae bacterium contains these proteins:
- a CDS encoding 50S ribosomal protein L25, yielding MKLAAEKRGEGGLGELRRSGRLPAVVYNKDLNVPVSVDERSFDKAFRAVGSSSLIDLEVDGEVHSVLVKQVQMDKRRRKPMHVDFYAVSADEPVVVHVPIEFVGSAVGVRAGGQLDVQRREVTISVLPRYIPNHVEVDVSALEVGDSLHVGDLVANLPSEAHVLDDLELAIVAVVPPRVTAEEVEAEAEAAEPEVVGREEEEGEEPSGDEE